TGAGCAGCGATATGCAAAAGAGTTTCTCCTCTTTTGTTCCTGACATTTACTCTGGCACCATGACGTATAAGCATCAAAACACAATCGACATGTCCATACTTAACTGCAGCGTATAAAGGTGTCTCACGCAATTGATTAACCATATCTAACTTAGGTTTGCTCTTCATAACCTTAGCCAGAAGCGGTTGATCTTTAACCTTGCTTTTAAGCTTTTTAGTGATAGAATGCTGATTTTGATCGGCTTCAATCAAGGCCTCTACACAAGCCAAATGGCCATTAGCAGCTGCCAAGTAGAGTGGTGTTTCTTTGGCCCGGTTGTAGACCCTCACCTGGCTACCTGCTTGTATCAATGCCTTCAAACAAGCTGTGTAGCCTTTTTTTGCAACCGCATGCAACGCCGTAGCACCTGATTTTTTTGTCATGTTTACCTTAGACTTTGCTTCAATAAGTGCTTGCAAAGCAGCTAAATCCCCTAGTTTCGCAGCTATATGTAGGGGTATGGCTCCCCACTGATTGGCTATATTTACTGGTGCACCAGCTTGTATAAGTGCTACACTAGCATCGATATTTTGAAATGCAACAGATAAATGCAGTGGGGTATTTTGAAACCTATCGACAATAGAGAGCCGTACACCAGCCTCTATCAGCGCTTGTAAACACCTTATATTCCTGCTTTTGGCAGCCATATGTAAGGGTGTAAAACCTATATGGGTAGTGGCGTGAGGATTCGCACCCGCTTTTAACAACTTATCTAAACAGCTATCATGTCCATAGAAAGCAGTGAGATGAAGGGGAGTTTTATTATGAAAGTCCGAAGCATCTATAACAGCTCCTGCCTCAATAAGCTGCTCGACACAAATGAGATGCCCTGATCGAGCGGCCCAATGTAAAGGGGTGCGCTGCTTTTCACCTATTAGATGTATATATACTTCGTTAGTAGCAATCAATGCTTTTAAACAATCATGCTTACCATATCGAGCGGCTAAATGCAAAGGGGTATTTTGTTCTTTATTGCGAACCGATGGATGCCCACCTGCCTTTAATAATAGATTTAAACAATCCAAATGGTCACCTAAAACAGCAGCATGTAAGGGTGTATTTAAACCGTCTACTGCATGGATATCTGCTTTATGCGTTAATAGCTCCCTTAACACAGCCAGTTTGCCATGTTGAGCCGCTATATAAAGGGGCGAAATGCCACTAGGCGTAACCGCATTTACGTTAGCATGGTTATGAATTAATAACTGTATGGAAGCAACATTACCACTTTGCGCAGCCGCATGCAACGGCGTAAACTTATTTTGCCTTGTAAATACCTGCACTTTTGCACCTGCCTTTATTAAAGCTTGAACAGATAAAAATGAACCTGATAAAGCAGCATAATGCAAAGGGGTTAGATCATCATGATCAAACCCATCGACATGTGCTCCTTTTTGTATCAAATAGTTCATACATGCCACCTGACCAGCTTGCGACGCAACATGAAGCGGCGTTCTACCTAGGCAATCGGTAAGCTGAATGGTAGCACCAACTGCAACAAGCTCGCGCATAATGGCTAGATGCCCATACTGCGCAGCAAAATAGAGTGGTGTCCTACCTAGGTAGTCCACTATATTGACCTTAGTCCCTACATTGATAAGCTCTTGGACACAAAGTAAATGACCTCTGGCAGCAGCAATATGCAATGGACTCATCTTGTTTCGGTCCAATACCTGTACATTTTTGCCAGCAGAGATTAAAGAACGGATATGGGCTACATCCCCCTTGGCAGCTGCTAAGTGTACCTCTACAGGCGCTATATGCTTTTCTACAGGTAACGATTGAGCGATTGTAACCTGATCAGATGGGTCGACCAGCTGTTGCCTATTCCCATAGGTAGGATATATAGCATGGATATAGCACCCAATAAAGACGCCAAACAGTAAGATTTTCTTGTTAAACATATTATTTTGTTTTTATGCATGGCTAGATTATAGCCAATATATAAAAAAACGAAAGTGTATAAAAGGCAAATCAAACCATAACGGATGATTGTTGAAGCGTAGCTTCTATTGACCCAACTATCGAGCTACGCTTTCCGATCATAATTTTTTACAAGGGGCATATTTATGCAACATAACCTTAACGCTGCATGGAGCTATCATTACGTAAACAAGGGGAACATTAAGTCAAAAATCTCAATACAGATCAGAACAATTTGATAAAAATTGATTAGATTCATAAAATAGTAAAGACCACCAGGTGGCCATCTTATGGGAGGGTTACCTTTGGACGTGAACTATTTCGTACCAGGTGCAACACAATAGGCCATTTTATAGCCTCAAAGCGCACCATCTAGTAAGGTTCCTATAAACACCATTAATTATTATATCATGAATCGATTTGAAGAATTAAAAACATTAGTACTTTCCTTGGAAGATGAATTTCATAAATTCTACGAGAAAGACAACAAAGCTGCTGGAACCAGGGTTCGCAAAGGCATGCAAACGTTAAAAAAAATTGCACAAGAAATCCGCACACATATATCAGCATCCAAGGCCTCTATGGAAGAGCTAAAGGAAGATAAATAAGTTGCATAAATACACTTAGCAGCTACAAATGATGGCGTATACGAACGATCCATTTACGCCTCTGCACTAGCATAGATTTACCTGAAGCTGATGCTATGGTCTGTTCAGATCGGTGGTAAAAAGATATCTATACTACACTTTTGACTTATATAAAAAGTGGGCAAAAAGTCAAGCGACCGGAAAAAGTCACTGAAAGTGTCAGCTTAGGTCTCCGTTCAGCACTATGGCAAGTCAAATTTTTTAGATGTACAATATTTTGCTAAATTTCTTGGTCACTTATCAATAGCTATCAGTTAGATGGAGGTATTGCATCTCTAGTTAGTGTCTTAAAATCAGACATTGGCCTACTAAAAGGAAAAATTAGTCTTTTAAAGGTTGAGATTTCGTATGTGTTCAGTGCAATGGTTTTTTGCGTCAAAAAAACTGCCCCTGTAAAAAGTCGCGGTTTAGAAAGTGGCTTTTTACCGAGGGCTTGATTTTTTGTCCACTTTTTTATCAAGAAAAAAGCTATTATCTTACTATGCAAGTTTTTTAGTCATTTTGTACTCGTTTTTGATACTTTTGACGAAGCTTCTTTTTTGTTGTATAAGCTTATGCGCCAGCTCTAGGAGCTTCCTCATACATGCTACGATAGCCACTTTTTTAGGCTTATATTTACCTACTAATCTATCATAGCATTCTTTTAAATATAGGAACCACTTTTTCCCTGCTAATACAGCCATATACAGTGCATCTCGTGGTATTTTCCTTCCTCCCCTAATAAATCTTTTTCCCTGTTTTTTCCCACTATCAGCCGCATATGGTGCTATACCTACTAAAGCTGATAGTTGATTACTACTGTAGCTTCTATCACCTAATTCAGGTAAAAAACTGACTAATTTAGTGGCTAAACATTTCCCGATTCCTGGAATGGTTTCTAGTATATTAGCCTTTTCGTCTAGATCCTTATCAGTAGTTATGGTTTTATTTAACGCTTTATCAATAATTTTTATTTCTTTTTCTAAAAAATCGATATGCCTTTCTATGCTTTCTTTATCTATATTAGTCTGGCTATGGTGTAACCGTTTCTTTTCATTGCTTAATGTAGCTACCAGCTCTTCTCTTCTTTGTTGTTGCCTTTTAAGCCGATCTGTTGTAATATAATAGCTGTAATTAGCTTTCAATCCCCTTTCCTGTCCATAGCGAGCTAGTTTAAAAGGTAGAGTAGAGCACTGGCGCGGTGAAGTATAGGACCAGGTTTATCCGTGTCCATCGTTTCCGATTTCGTGCCTAAATAACCCAATCTCTCTTTCCCGTTTCCAGCACCCCCCCGTCGCACCGTACGTGAGGTTTTCCCTCATACGGCGCACGGATCGTCTTCTTCGTCTGCATTACGTCCATCTGTATCGCACCCGATAAGCTCCTACATTGACTAATTTGTACACTTTGTGGAGCTTCTCGTCGGGGAGTTCCTTATACCCGTTCTTCCTACTCCCTTTCTTTTTCATGATAAATCTTCTCAGACGCCTGTTTGCATGCCCTTGTACTTTCCTAAATCTCCTAGAACTGGCCGTGTGACGGTAATACTCCGTCCACCCCAGTAAGGATGCGTTTAAGTCTTTAACAATAGTTTCAACACTTTCGTGCAACCGGTTCCGATAGGTCAATTGCGTGACTTTCTTAATAATCCGCTTGATTGCATCAGGTGTAGGATACATATGGGTAACGGGTTTCTGATATCTTGGCGAGTATCCCCTTTTAAAGGCATACCCTAAGAAATTGAAACCTTCTTCGGCCGTGGTCATTCGACTCTTTTCTTCATTGATCGAAAGGCCCAAGCGTTGCAGATACCCACATAAAATACCCAAAATCTTCTCTACCGGTTTATTCGACACTATCACGAGATCGTCCGCATAGCGGACAATCTGTGCATTCCACCCATTCCTTTCGGTCATCCGCTTGACCCATACTGTGTCTAGCAGATTCAGGTATATATTAGAAAGTAAGGGCGAAATGGGGGACCCTTGAGGGGATCCTTGTCGAGTAGCAACTTCTTCGCCTTTAAGGACTCCTGAGCGAAGCCAGGCTTGTATTAACTTTAGAACATACCTATCACTGATTCGCTTTTGAATGACTTTC
The nucleotide sequence above comes from Cardinium endosymbiont of Sogatella furcifera. Encoded proteins:
- a CDS encoding ankyrin repeat domain-containing protein, which produces MFNKKILLFGVFIGCYIHAIYPTYGNRQQLVDPSDQVTIAQSLPVEKHIAPVEVHLAAAKGDVAHIRSLISAGKNVQVLDRNKMSPLHIAAARGHLLCVQELINVGTKVNIVDYLGRTPLYFAAQYGHLAIMRELVAVGATIQLTDCLGRTPLHVASQAGQVACMNYLIQKGAHVDGFDHDDLTPLHYAALSGSFLSVQALIKAGAKVQVFTRQNKFTPLHAAAQSGNVASIQLLIHNHANVNAVTPSGISPLYIAAQHGKLAVLRELLTHKADIHAVDGLNTPLHAAVLGDHLDCLNLLLKAGGHPSVRNKEQNTPLHLAARYGKHDCLKALIATNEVYIHLIGEKQRTPLHWAARSGHLICVEQLIEAGAVIDASDFHNKTPLHLTAFYGHDSCLDKLLKAGANPHATTHIGFTPLHMAAKSRNIRCLQALIEAGVRLSIVDRFQNTPLHLSVAFQNIDASVALIQAGAPVNIANQWGAIPLHIAAKLGDLAALQALIEAKSKVNMTKKSGATALHAVAKKGYTACLKALIQAGSQVRVYNRAKETPLYLAAANGHLACVEALIEADQNQHSITKKLKSKVKDQPLLAKVMKSKPKLDMVNQLRETPLYAAVKYGHVDCVLMLIRHGARVNVRNKRGETLLHIAAQKGCEVCVRAILGTKAPINVVDHYKNTPLHLAAQNGHIKVVQELIRAGALAQRNRFNKTPAYLALQNGHVKCYKLLNV
- a CDS encoding histone H1, with the translated sequence MNRFEELKTLVLSLEDEFHKFYEKDNKAAGTRVRKGMQTLKKIAQEIRTHISASKASMEELKEDK
- a CDS encoding transposase, coding for MKANYSYYITTDRLKRQQQRREELVATLSNEKKRLHHSQTNIDKESIERHIDFLEKEIKIIDKALNKTITTDKDLDEKANILETIPGIGKCLATKLVSFLPELGDRSYSSNQLSALVGIAPYAADSGKKQGKRFIRGGRKIPRDALYMAVLAGKKWFLYLKECYDRLVGKYKPKKVAIVACMRKLLELAHKLIQQKRSFVKSIKNEYKMTKKLA
- the ltrA gene encoding group II intron reverse transcriptase/maturase; translated protein: MIPQGNHMAQSVRELQRELYRSAKSNPKRSFYTLHDKIYRLDVLVCSWKQVCANHGAPGIDGITIEQIKEQGEEAFLGQVQKELESGSYRSNKTKRVEIPKPKGGIRILGVPTIKDRLVQTATRLVIEPIFEADFQECSFGFRPKRSAVHASLSIYKWLNYGLTQVLDIDLKRYFDSIPHDKLMKVIQKRISDRYVLKLIQAWLRSGVLKGEEVATRQGSPQGSPISPLLSNIYLNLLDTVWVKRMTERNGWNAQIVRYADDLVIVSNKPVEKILGILCGYLQRLGLSINEEKSRMTTAEEGFNFLGYAFKRGYSPRYQKPVTHMYPTPDAIKRIIKKVTQLTYRNRLHESVETIVKDLNASLLGWTEYYRHTASSRRFRKVQGHANRRLRRFIMKKKGSRKNGYKELPDEKLHKVYKLVNVGAYRVRYRWT